DNA from Candidatus Woesearchaeota archaeon:
TGACTGCAAGTATTGTTATCTCTCAACAAAGCCAAAACACACACCAGGATCACAAACAACTGCAAAACGCTCGCAGGCTTCAATCCTCGCAGAAGCGCTTATTTGCAAACTCATGGGGTGGAAGGTAGGCTATATCACAGGAGGGCTACGTGTTGAATCCACCGACGAGCTTATTGATCTCTCTCGAAAACTTGAAATGATCCTTGGACATAAAATTATGATGAACTTCGGACCATTTTCCCGAAGCGAAGTTGAAAAATTATCATCTTACATTACGGGTATGGGTTCTGCAATAGAATCATTTAACGAAGAATTACACAACTTTATTTGCCCTTCAAAGCCTCTTAGACAGTTACTACAATTTCTTGAATATCTTGAAGAGTTCAAACTCAAAAAAATAATTACGATTATTCTTGGAATGGGTGAGCAGATGGGGGATGTCGATGAAGTCATAGCAAAAGTAGAAGAATACAACATTGACACCGTACAGCTATGCTTTTTGAAACCACAAGAAAATACGATTTTTGCACAAGTTCCCCCTCCTGATATGTACTACATGGCGTGGTGGGCTGCAAAGTTGCGCATCGCACACCCACATCTTAAAATTAAAGTCGCTCTTGTGCATGAACGCATAGATGATTTTCACCTCCTTCTCGACGCGGGAATAAACGCGTTTTCTCGCTTCATGATATTCTCTGATTTTGCACAACCTTTCGCACAGAA
Protein-coding regions in this window:
- a CDS encoding radical SAM protein, whose translation is MTPQEIIERNNKEHIVDKERLKQLLGQAKDVFKTHHSPHIHFERSIFINWTCGIADCKYCYLSTKPKHTPGSQTTAKRSQASILAEALICKLMGWKVGYITGGLRVESTDELIDLSRKLEMILGHKIMMNFGPFSRSEVEKLSSYITGMGSAIESFNEELHNFICPSKPLRQLLQFLEYLEEFKLKKIITIILGMGEQMGDVDEVIAKVEEYNIDTVQLCFLKPQENTIFAQVPPPDMYYMAWWAAKLRIAHPHLKIKVALVHERIDDFHLLLDAGINAFSRFMIFSDFAQPFAQKLVQECAKGGRKLKGNFLNIPTISLEQEVNNLAFDEELKSSVLEKAQQYLEKLKKLEQSATLSLV